The Ptiloglossa arizonensis isolate GNS036 chromosome 13, iyPtiAriz1_principal, whole genome shotgun sequence genome window below encodes:
- the Orco gene encoding odorant receptor co-receptor isoform X3: MMKFKQQGLVADLMPNIRLMKGSGHFLFNYYDDNSTKFVHKIFAIIHLILLLMQFGFCGINLMLESDDVDDLTANTITMLFFTHSVVKLIYFAVRSKLFYRTFGIWNNPNSHPLFAESNARYHQIAVKKMRILLLAVMGTTILSAISWTTITFIGDSVKKVVDPVTNETSFVEIPRLLMRSWYPFDPSHGMAHILALVFQFYWLLFAMADANLLDVLFCSWLLFACEQIQHLKNIMKPLMEFSATLDTVVPHSGELFKVISAGSADHVRDHEPPPPPTPSQGENMLDMDLRGIYSNRQDFTTTFRPTAGMTFNGGVGPNGLTKKQEMLVRSAIKYWVERHKHIVRLVTAIGDAYGVALLLHMLTTTITLTLLAYQATKVHAVDTYAASVIGYLLYSLGQVFMLCIFGNRLIEESSSVMEAAYSCHWYDGSEEAKTFVQIVCQQCQKAMSISGAKFFTVSLDLFASVLGAMVTYFMVLVQLK, from the exons ATGATGAAATTCAAGCAACAGGGCCTAGTCGCGGACTTGATGCCCAACATAAGGCTGATGAAAGGCAGTGGACATTTCTTATTCAATTATTACGATGACAATTCCACGAAATTCGTGCACAAGATCTTCGCCATC ATACACTTGATCCTGCTCCTGATGCAGTTCGGATTCTGCGGTATAAATCTTATGCTGGAGAGCGACGACGTGGACGATCTGACAGCGAACACGATCACAATGCTGTTCTTCACGCACAGTGTGGTCAAGTTGATTTACTTCGCGGTCAGGAGCAAATTGTTTTACAGAACTTTCGGGATATGGAACAACCCTAACAGCCATCCGCTGTTTGCCGAGAGTAACGCACGGTATCACCAAATAGCCGTGAAGAAGATGAGAATATTGTTACTGGCCGTTATGGGGACCACGATCCTGTCTGCGATCTCATGGACCACCATCACGTTCATCGGTGACTCCGTGAAGAAGGTCGTTGATCCTGTCACCAATGAAACATCATTTGTCGAG ATACCCAGGTTACTGATGCGTTCTTGGTACCCGTTCGACCCAAGCCACGGAATGGCCCATATTTTGGCGCTCGTGTTCCAATTTTACTGGCTGTTGTTCGCCATGGCGGACGCGAATCTCCTTGACGTGCTTTTCTGTTCGTGGTTACTGTTCGCCTGCGAGCAAATCCAACATCTGAAGAACATCATGAAACCTCTGATGGAGTTCAGCGCGACACTGGACACAGTTGTGCCGCACAGTGGTGAACTGTTTAAGGTGA TCTCT GCTGGAAGCGCCGATCACGTCAGGGATCacgaaccaccaccaccacccacaCCATCGCAAGGTGAAAATATGTTGGACATGGATCTTCGAGGTATATACAGCAATAGGCAAGATTTTACAACTACGTTCCGCCCCACCGCTGGAATGACGTTTAACGGAGGCGTAGGgccaaacggtttgacgaagaaACAAGAAATGCTGGTGAGAAGCGCCATCAAGTATTGGGTGGAGAGGCACAAACACATTGTCAG ATTGGTCACCGCGATCGGAGATGCTTATGGTGTAGCTTTACTGCTACACATGTTGACCACTACTATTACGTTAACGTTACTCGCTTATCAAGCAACAAAA GTTCATGCAGTTGACACGTATGCAGCGTCGGTAATAGGTTACCTGCTCTACTCTCTAGGACAAGTTTTCATGCTTTGCATATTTGGAAACCGTCTGATTGAAGAG AGCTCGTCAGTGATGGAAGCCGCTTACTCGTGTCACTGGTACGATGGTTCAGAAGAAGCCAAAACGTTCGTCCAGATCGTCTGCCAACAATGTCAAAAGGCGATGTCGATTTCGGGAGCGAAGTTCTTCACCGTATCATTGGATCTGTTCGCATCG GTACTGGGAGCCATGGTTACTTACTTCATGGTGTTGGTGCAACTGAAATGA
- the Orco gene encoding odorant receptor co-receptor isoform X11, with the protein MMKFKQQGLVADLMPNIRLMKGSGHFLFNYYDDNSTKFVHKIFAIIHLILLLMQFGFCGINLMLESDDVDDLTANTITMLFFTHSVVKLIYFAVRSKLFYRTFGIWNNPNSHPLFAESNARYHQIAVKKMRILLLAVMGTTILSAISWTTITFIGDSVKKVVDPVTNETSFVEIPRLLMRSWYPFDPSHGMAHILALVFQFYWLLFAMADANLLDVLFCSWLLFACEQIQHLKNIMKPLMEFSATLDTVVPHSGELFKVSENMLDMDLRGIYSNRQDFTTTFRPTAGMTFNGGVGPNGLTKKQEMLVRSAIKYWVERHKHIVRLVTAIGDAYGVALLLHMLTTTITLTLLAYQATKVHAVDTYAASVIGYLLYSLGQVFMLCIFGNRLIEESSSVMEAAYSCHWYDGSEEAKTFVQIVCQQCQKAMSISGAKFFTVSLDLFASVLGAMVTYFMVLVQLK; encoded by the exons ATGATGAAATTCAAGCAACAGGGCCTAGTCGCGGACTTGATGCCCAACATAAGGCTGATGAAAGGCAGTGGACATTTCTTATTCAATTATTACGATGACAATTCCACGAAATTCGTGCACAAGATCTTCGCCATC ATACACTTGATCCTGCTCCTGATGCAGTTCGGATTCTGCGGTATAAATCTTATGCTGGAGAGCGACGACGTGGACGATCTGACAGCGAACACGATCACAATGCTGTTCTTCACGCACAGTGTGGTCAAGTTGATTTACTTCGCGGTCAGGAGCAAATTGTTTTACAGAACTTTCGGGATATGGAACAACCCTAACAGCCATCCGCTGTTTGCCGAGAGTAACGCACGGTATCACCAAATAGCCGTGAAGAAGATGAGAATATTGTTACTGGCCGTTATGGGGACCACGATCCTGTCTGCGATCTCATGGACCACCATCACGTTCATCGGTGACTCCGTGAAGAAGGTCGTTGATCCTGTCACCAATGAAACATCATTTGTCGAG ATACCCAGGTTACTGATGCGTTCTTGGTACCCGTTCGACCCAAGCCACGGAATGGCCCATATTTTGGCGCTCGTGTTCCAATTTTACTGGCTGTTGTTCGCCATGGCGGACGCGAATCTCCTTGACGTGCTTTTCTGTTCGTGGTTACTGTTCGCCTGCGAGCAAATCCAACATCTGAAGAACATCATGAAACCTCTGATGGAGTTCAGCGCGACACTGGACACAGTTGTGCCGCACAGTGGTGAACTGTTTAAGGTGA GTGAAAATATGTTGGACATGGATCTTCGAGGTATATACAGCAATAGGCAAGATTTTACAACTACGTTCCGCCCCACCGCTGGAATGACGTTTAACGGAGGCGTAGGgccaaacggtttgacgaagaaACAAGAAATGCTGGTGAGAAGCGCCATCAAGTATTGGGTGGAGAGGCACAAACACATTGTCAG ATTGGTCACCGCGATCGGAGATGCTTATGGTGTAGCTTTACTGCTACACATGTTGACCACTACTATTACGTTAACGTTACTCGCTTATCAAGCAACAAAA GTTCATGCAGTTGACACGTATGCAGCGTCGGTAATAGGTTACCTGCTCTACTCTCTAGGACAAGTTTTCATGCTTTGCATATTTGGAAACCGTCTGATTGAAGAG AGCTCGTCAGTGATGGAAGCCGCTTACTCGTGTCACTGGTACGATGGTTCAGAAGAAGCCAAAACGTTCGTCCAGATCGTCTGCCAACAATGTCAAAAGGCGATGTCGATTTCGGGAGCGAAGTTCTTCACCGTATCATTGGATCTGTTCGCATCG GTACTGGGAGCCATGGTTACTTACTTCATGGTGTTGGTGCAACTGAAATGA
- the Orco gene encoding odorant receptor co-receptor isoform X5, which yields MMKFKQQGLVADLMPNIRLMKGSGHFLFNYYDDNSTKFVHKIFAIIHLILLLMQFGFCGINLMLESDDVDDLTANTITMLFFTHSVVKLIYFAVRSKLFYRTFGIWNNPNSHPLFAESNARYHQIAVKKMRILLLAVMGTTILSAISWTTITFIGDSVKKVVDPVTNETSFVEIPRLLMRSWYPFDPSHGMAHILALVFQFYWLLFAMADANLLDVLFCSWLLFACEQIQHLKNIMKPLMEFSATLDTVVPHSGELFKAPPTPSQGENMLDMDLRGIYSNRQDFTTTFRPTAGMTFNGGVGPNGLTKKQEMLVRSAIKYWVERHKHIVRLVTAIGDAYGVALLLHMLTTTITLTLLAYQATKVHAVDTYAASVIGYLLYSLGQVFMLCIFGNRLIEESSSVMEAAYSCHWYDGSEEAKTFVQIVCQQCQKAMSISGAKFFTVSLDLFASVLGAMVTYFMVLVQLK from the exons ATGATGAAATTCAAGCAACAGGGCCTAGTCGCGGACTTGATGCCCAACATAAGGCTGATGAAAGGCAGTGGACATTTCTTATTCAATTATTACGATGACAATTCCACGAAATTCGTGCACAAGATCTTCGCCATC ATACACTTGATCCTGCTCCTGATGCAGTTCGGATTCTGCGGTATAAATCTTATGCTGGAGAGCGACGACGTGGACGATCTGACAGCGAACACGATCACAATGCTGTTCTTCACGCACAGTGTGGTCAAGTTGATTTACTTCGCGGTCAGGAGCAAATTGTTTTACAGAACTTTCGGGATATGGAACAACCCTAACAGCCATCCGCTGTTTGCCGAGAGTAACGCACGGTATCACCAAATAGCCGTGAAGAAGATGAGAATATTGTTACTGGCCGTTATGGGGACCACGATCCTGTCTGCGATCTCATGGACCACCATCACGTTCATCGGTGACTCCGTGAAGAAGGTCGTTGATCCTGTCACCAATGAAACATCATTTGTCGAG ATACCCAGGTTACTGATGCGTTCTTGGTACCCGTTCGACCCAAGCCACGGAATGGCCCATATTTTGGCGCTCGTGTTCCAATTTTACTGGCTGTTGTTCGCCATGGCGGACGCGAATCTCCTTGACGTGCTTTTCTGTTCGTGGTTACTGTTCGCCTGCGAGCAAATCCAACATCTGAAGAACATCATGAAACCTCTGATGGAGTTCAGCGCGACACTGGACACAGTTGTGCCGCACAGTGGTGAACTGTTTAAGG caccacccacaCCATCGCAAGGTGAAAATATGTTGGACATGGATCTTCGAGGTATATACAGCAATAGGCAAGATTTTACAACTACGTTCCGCCCCACCGCTGGAATGACGTTTAACGGAGGCGTAGGgccaaacggtttgacgaagaaACAAGAAATGCTGGTGAGAAGCGCCATCAAGTATTGGGTGGAGAGGCACAAACACATTGTCAG ATTGGTCACCGCGATCGGAGATGCTTATGGTGTAGCTTTACTGCTACACATGTTGACCACTACTATTACGTTAACGTTACTCGCTTATCAAGCAACAAAA GTTCATGCAGTTGACACGTATGCAGCGTCGGTAATAGGTTACCTGCTCTACTCTCTAGGACAAGTTTTCATGCTTTGCATATTTGGAAACCGTCTGATTGAAGAG AGCTCGTCAGTGATGGAAGCCGCTTACTCGTGTCACTGGTACGATGGTTCAGAAGAAGCCAAAACGTTCGTCCAGATCGTCTGCCAACAATGTCAAAAGGCGATGTCGATTTCGGGAGCGAAGTTCTTCACCGTATCATTGGATCTGTTCGCATCG GTACTGGGAGCCATGGTTACTTACTTCATGGTGTTGGTGCAACTGAAATGA
- the Orco gene encoding odorant receptor co-receptor isoform X7: MMKFKQQGLVADLMPNIRLMKGSGHFLFNYYDDNSTKFVHKIFAIIHLILLLMQFGFCGINLMLESDDVDDLTANTITMLFFTHSVVKLIYFAVRSKLFYRTFGIWNNPNSHPLFAESNARYHQIAVKKMRILLLAVMGTTILSAISWTTITFIGDSVKKVVDPVTNETSFVEIPRLLMRSWYPFDPSHGMAHILALVFQFYWLLFAMADANLLDVLFCSWLLFACEQIQHLKNIMKPLMEFSATLDTVVPHSGELFKAPTPSQGENMLDMDLRGIYSNRQDFTTTFRPTAGMTFNGGVGPNGLTKKQEMLVRSAIKYWVERHKHIVRLVTAIGDAYGVALLLHMLTTTITLTLLAYQATKVHAVDTYAASVIGYLLYSLGQVFMLCIFGNRLIEESSSVMEAAYSCHWYDGSEEAKTFVQIVCQQCQKAMSISGAKFFTVSLDLFASVLGAMVTYFMVLVQLK; the protein is encoded by the exons ATGATGAAATTCAAGCAACAGGGCCTAGTCGCGGACTTGATGCCCAACATAAGGCTGATGAAAGGCAGTGGACATTTCTTATTCAATTATTACGATGACAATTCCACGAAATTCGTGCACAAGATCTTCGCCATC ATACACTTGATCCTGCTCCTGATGCAGTTCGGATTCTGCGGTATAAATCTTATGCTGGAGAGCGACGACGTGGACGATCTGACAGCGAACACGATCACAATGCTGTTCTTCACGCACAGTGTGGTCAAGTTGATTTACTTCGCGGTCAGGAGCAAATTGTTTTACAGAACTTTCGGGATATGGAACAACCCTAACAGCCATCCGCTGTTTGCCGAGAGTAACGCACGGTATCACCAAATAGCCGTGAAGAAGATGAGAATATTGTTACTGGCCGTTATGGGGACCACGATCCTGTCTGCGATCTCATGGACCACCATCACGTTCATCGGTGACTCCGTGAAGAAGGTCGTTGATCCTGTCACCAATGAAACATCATTTGTCGAG ATACCCAGGTTACTGATGCGTTCTTGGTACCCGTTCGACCCAAGCCACGGAATGGCCCATATTTTGGCGCTCGTGTTCCAATTTTACTGGCTGTTGTTCGCCATGGCGGACGCGAATCTCCTTGACGTGCTTTTCTGTTCGTGGTTACTGTTCGCCTGCGAGCAAATCCAACATCTGAAGAACATCATGAAACCTCTGATGGAGTTCAGCGCGACACTGGACACAGTTGTGCCGCACAGTGGTGAACTGTTTAAGG cacccacaCCATCGCAAGGTGAAAATATGTTGGACATGGATCTTCGAGGTATATACAGCAATAGGCAAGATTTTACAACTACGTTCCGCCCCACCGCTGGAATGACGTTTAACGGAGGCGTAGGgccaaacggtttgacgaagaaACAAGAAATGCTGGTGAGAAGCGCCATCAAGTATTGGGTGGAGAGGCACAAACACATTGTCAG ATTGGTCACCGCGATCGGAGATGCTTATGGTGTAGCTTTACTGCTACACATGTTGACCACTACTATTACGTTAACGTTACTCGCTTATCAAGCAACAAAA GTTCATGCAGTTGACACGTATGCAGCGTCGGTAATAGGTTACCTGCTCTACTCTCTAGGACAAGTTTTCATGCTTTGCATATTTGGAAACCGTCTGATTGAAGAG AGCTCGTCAGTGATGGAAGCCGCTTACTCGTGTCACTGGTACGATGGTTCAGAAGAAGCCAAAACGTTCGTCCAGATCGTCTGCCAACAATGTCAAAAGGCGATGTCGATTTCGGGAGCGAAGTTCTTCACCGTATCATTGGATCTGTTCGCATCG GTACTGGGAGCCATGGTTACTTACTTCATGGTGTTGGTGCAACTGAAATGA
- the Orco gene encoding odorant receptor co-receptor isoform X4, producing the protein MMKFKQQGLVADLMPNIRLMKGSGHFLFNYYDDNSTKFVHKIFAIIHLILLLMQFGFCGINLMLESDDVDDLTANTITMLFFTHSVVKLIYFAVRSKLFYRTFGIWNNPNSHPLFAESNARYHQIAVKKMRILLLAVMGTTILSAISWTTITFIGDSVKKVVDPVTNETSFVEIPRLLMRSWYPFDPSHGMAHILALVFQFYWLLFAMADANLLDVLFCSWLLFACEQIQHLKNIMKPLMEFSATLDTVVPHSGELFKVSYFTHLSLISSQRSENMLDMDLRGIYSNRQDFTTTFRPTAGMTFNGGVGPNGLTKKQEMLVRSAIKYWVERHKHIVRLVTAIGDAYGVALLLHMLTTTITLTLLAYQATKVHAVDTYAASVIGYLLYSLGQVFMLCIFGNRLIEESSSVMEAAYSCHWYDGSEEAKTFVQIVCQQCQKAMSISGAKFFTVSLDLFASVLGAMVTYFMVLVQLK; encoded by the exons ATGATGAAATTCAAGCAACAGGGCCTAGTCGCGGACTTGATGCCCAACATAAGGCTGATGAAAGGCAGTGGACATTTCTTATTCAATTATTACGATGACAATTCCACGAAATTCGTGCACAAGATCTTCGCCATC ATACACTTGATCCTGCTCCTGATGCAGTTCGGATTCTGCGGTATAAATCTTATGCTGGAGAGCGACGACGTGGACGATCTGACAGCGAACACGATCACAATGCTGTTCTTCACGCACAGTGTGGTCAAGTTGATTTACTTCGCGGTCAGGAGCAAATTGTTTTACAGAACTTTCGGGATATGGAACAACCCTAACAGCCATCCGCTGTTTGCCGAGAGTAACGCACGGTATCACCAAATAGCCGTGAAGAAGATGAGAATATTGTTACTGGCCGTTATGGGGACCACGATCCTGTCTGCGATCTCATGGACCACCATCACGTTCATCGGTGACTCCGTGAAGAAGGTCGTTGATCCTGTCACCAATGAAACATCATTTGTCGAG ATACCCAGGTTACTGATGCGTTCTTGGTACCCGTTCGACCCAAGCCACGGAATGGCCCATATTTTGGCGCTCGTGTTCCAATTTTACTGGCTGTTGTTCGCCATGGCGGACGCGAATCTCCTTGACGTGCTTTTCTGTTCGTGGTTACTGTTCGCCTGCGAGCAAATCCAACATCTGAAGAACATCATGAAACCTCTGATGGAGTTCAGCGCGACACTGGACACAGTTGTGCCGCACAGTGGTGAACTGTTTAAGGTGAGTTACTTCACACATTTATC ATTAATAAGTTCCCAGAGAA GTGAAAATATGTTGGACATGGATCTTCGAGGTATATACAGCAATAGGCAAGATTTTACAACTACGTTCCGCCCCACCGCTGGAATGACGTTTAACGGAGGCGTAGGgccaaacggtttgacgaagaaACAAGAAATGCTGGTGAGAAGCGCCATCAAGTATTGGGTGGAGAGGCACAAACACATTGTCAG ATTGGTCACCGCGATCGGAGATGCTTATGGTGTAGCTTTACTGCTACACATGTTGACCACTACTATTACGTTAACGTTACTCGCTTATCAAGCAACAAAA GTTCATGCAGTTGACACGTATGCAGCGTCGGTAATAGGTTACCTGCTCTACTCTCTAGGACAAGTTTTCATGCTTTGCATATTTGGAAACCGTCTGATTGAAGAG AGCTCGTCAGTGATGGAAGCCGCTTACTCGTGTCACTGGTACGATGGTTCAGAAGAAGCCAAAACGTTCGTCCAGATCGTCTGCCAACAATGTCAAAAGGCGATGTCGATTTCGGGAGCGAAGTTCTTCACCGTATCATTGGATCTGTTCGCATCG GTACTGGGAGCCATGGTTACTTACTTCATGGTGTTGGTGCAACTGAAATGA
- the Orco gene encoding odorant receptor co-receptor isoform X1, with protein sequence MMKFKQQGLVADLMPNIRLMKGSGHFLFNYYDDNSTKFVHKIFAIIHLILLLMQFGFCGINLMLESDDVDDLTANTITMLFFTHSVVKLIYFAVRSKLFYRTFGIWNNPNSHPLFAESNARYHQIAVKKMRILLLAVMGTTILSAISWTTITFIGDSVKKVVDPVTNETSFVEIPRLLMRSWYPFDPSHGMAHILALVFQFYWLLFAMADANLLDVLFCSWLLFACEQIQHLKNIMKPLMEFSATLDTVVPHSGELFKAGSADHVRDHEPPPPPTPSQGENMLDMDLRGIYSNRQDFTTTFRPTAGMTFNGGVGPNGLTKKQEMLVRSAIKYWVERHKHIVRLVTAIGDAYGVALLLHMLTTTITLTLLAYQATKVHAVDTYAASVIGYLLYSLGQVFMLCIFGNRLIEESSSVMEAAYSCHWYDGSEEAKTFVQIVCQQCQKAMSISGAKFFTVSLDLFASVLGAMVTYFMVLVQLK encoded by the exons ATGATGAAATTCAAGCAACAGGGCCTAGTCGCGGACTTGATGCCCAACATAAGGCTGATGAAAGGCAGTGGACATTTCTTATTCAATTATTACGATGACAATTCCACGAAATTCGTGCACAAGATCTTCGCCATC ATACACTTGATCCTGCTCCTGATGCAGTTCGGATTCTGCGGTATAAATCTTATGCTGGAGAGCGACGACGTGGACGATCTGACAGCGAACACGATCACAATGCTGTTCTTCACGCACAGTGTGGTCAAGTTGATTTACTTCGCGGTCAGGAGCAAATTGTTTTACAGAACTTTCGGGATATGGAACAACCCTAACAGCCATCCGCTGTTTGCCGAGAGTAACGCACGGTATCACCAAATAGCCGTGAAGAAGATGAGAATATTGTTACTGGCCGTTATGGGGACCACGATCCTGTCTGCGATCTCATGGACCACCATCACGTTCATCGGTGACTCCGTGAAGAAGGTCGTTGATCCTGTCACCAATGAAACATCATTTGTCGAG ATACCCAGGTTACTGATGCGTTCTTGGTACCCGTTCGACCCAAGCCACGGAATGGCCCATATTTTGGCGCTCGTGTTCCAATTTTACTGGCTGTTGTTCGCCATGGCGGACGCGAATCTCCTTGACGTGCTTTTCTGTTCGTGGTTACTGTTCGCCTGCGAGCAAATCCAACATCTGAAGAACATCATGAAACCTCTGATGGAGTTCAGCGCGACACTGGACACAGTTGTGCCGCACAGTGGTGAACTGTTTAAG GCTGGAAGCGCCGATCACGTCAGGGATCacgaaccaccaccaccacccacaCCATCGCAAGGTGAAAATATGTTGGACATGGATCTTCGAGGTATATACAGCAATAGGCAAGATTTTACAACTACGTTCCGCCCCACCGCTGGAATGACGTTTAACGGAGGCGTAGGgccaaacggtttgacgaagaaACAAGAAATGCTGGTGAGAAGCGCCATCAAGTATTGGGTGGAGAGGCACAAACACATTGTCAG ATTGGTCACCGCGATCGGAGATGCTTATGGTGTAGCTTTACTGCTACACATGTTGACCACTACTATTACGTTAACGTTACTCGCTTATCAAGCAACAAAA GTTCATGCAGTTGACACGTATGCAGCGTCGGTAATAGGTTACCTGCTCTACTCTCTAGGACAAGTTTTCATGCTTTGCATATTTGGAAACCGTCTGATTGAAGAG AGCTCGTCAGTGATGGAAGCCGCTTACTCGTGTCACTGGTACGATGGTTCAGAAGAAGCCAAAACGTTCGTCCAGATCGTCTGCCAACAATGTCAAAAGGCGATGTCGATTTCGGGAGCGAAGTTCTTCACCGTATCATTGGATCTGTTCGCATCG GTACTGGGAGCCATGGTTACTTACTTCATGGTGTTGGTGCAACTGAAATGA
- the Orco gene encoding odorant receptor co-receptor isoform X8: MMKFKQQGLVADLMPNIRLMKGSGHFLFNYYDDNSTKFVHKIFAIIHLILLLMQFGFCGINLMLESDDVDDLTANTITMLFFTHSVVKLIYFAVRSKLFYRTFGIWNNPNSHPLFAESNARYHQIAVKKMRILLLAVMGTTILSAISWTTITFIGDSVKKVVDPVTNETSFVEIPRLLMRSWYPFDPSHGMAHILALVFQFYWLLFAMADANLLDVLFCSWLLFACEQIQHLKNIMKPLMEFSATLDTVVPHSGELFKINKFPEKSIPDRENMLDMDLRGIYSNRQDFTTTFRPTAGMTFNGGVGPNGLTKKQEMLVRSAIKYWVERHKHIVRLVTAIGDAYGVALLLHMLTTTITLTLLAYQATKVHAVDTYAASVIGYLLYSLGQVFMLCIFGNRLIEESSSVMEAAYSCHWYDGSEEAKTFVQIVCQQCQKAMSISGAKFFTVSLDLFASVLGAMVTYFMVLVQLK; this comes from the exons ATGATGAAATTCAAGCAACAGGGCCTAGTCGCGGACTTGATGCCCAACATAAGGCTGATGAAAGGCAGTGGACATTTCTTATTCAATTATTACGATGACAATTCCACGAAATTCGTGCACAAGATCTTCGCCATC ATACACTTGATCCTGCTCCTGATGCAGTTCGGATTCTGCGGTATAAATCTTATGCTGGAGAGCGACGACGTGGACGATCTGACAGCGAACACGATCACAATGCTGTTCTTCACGCACAGTGTGGTCAAGTTGATTTACTTCGCGGTCAGGAGCAAATTGTTTTACAGAACTTTCGGGATATGGAACAACCCTAACAGCCATCCGCTGTTTGCCGAGAGTAACGCACGGTATCACCAAATAGCCGTGAAGAAGATGAGAATATTGTTACTGGCCGTTATGGGGACCACGATCCTGTCTGCGATCTCATGGACCACCATCACGTTCATCGGTGACTCCGTGAAGAAGGTCGTTGATCCTGTCACCAATGAAACATCATTTGTCGAG ATACCCAGGTTACTGATGCGTTCTTGGTACCCGTTCGACCCAAGCCACGGAATGGCCCATATTTTGGCGCTCGTGTTCCAATTTTACTGGCTGTTGTTCGCCATGGCGGACGCGAATCTCCTTGACGTGCTTTTCTGTTCGTGGTTACTGTTCGCCTGCGAGCAAATCCAACATCTGAAGAACATCATGAAACCTCTGATGGAGTTCAGCGCGACACTGGACACAGTTGTGCCGCACAGTGGTGAACTGTTTAAG ATTAATAAGTTCCCAGAGAAGTCTATACCTGacc GTGAAAATATGTTGGACATGGATCTTCGAGGTATATACAGCAATAGGCAAGATTTTACAACTACGTTCCGCCCCACCGCTGGAATGACGTTTAACGGAGGCGTAGGgccaaacggtttgacgaagaaACAAGAAATGCTGGTGAGAAGCGCCATCAAGTATTGGGTGGAGAGGCACAAACACATTGTCAG ATTGGTCACCGCGATCGGAGATGCTTATGGTGTAGCTTTACTGCTACACATGTTGACCACTACTATTACGTTAACGTTACTCGCTTATCAAGCAACAAAA GTTCATGCAGTTGACACGTATGCAGCGTCGGTAATAGGTTACCTGCTCTACTCTCTAGGACAAGTTTTCATGCTTTGCATATTTGGAAACCGTCTGATTGAAGAG AGCTCGTCAGTGATGGAAGCCGCTTACTCGTGTCACTGGTACGATGGTTCAGAAGAAGCCAAAACGTTCGTCCAGATCGTCTGCCAACAATGTCAAAAGGCGATGTCGATTTCGGGAGCGAAGTTCTTCACCGTATCATTGGATCTGTTCGCATCG GTACTGGGAGCCATGGTTACTTACTTCATGGTGTTGGTGCAACTGAAATGA